The proteins below are encoded in one region of Reichenbachiella sp. 5M10:
- the atpD gene encoding F0F1 ATP synthase subunit beta — protein MANSGKITQVIGPVVDVSFEAEGSKIPNILDALYVTKENGQKVILECQQHLGEDRVRTIAMEGTEGMTRGMEVIDTGAPITMPIGEDIKGRLFNVVGEAIDGIEQPKGEKSLPIHRPAPAFEDLSTSTEILFTGIKVIDLIEPYAKGGKIGLFGGAGVGKTVLIQELINNIAKGHGGLSVFAGVGERTREGNDLLREMIESGIVTYGDEFLESMESGGWDLSKVDKKKLQESKATFVFGQMNEPPGARARVALSGLTVAEYFRDGEGDGEGKDILFFVDNIFRFTQAGSEVSALLGRMPSAVGYQPTLATEMGAMQERITSTKNGSITSVQAVYVPADDLTDPAPATTFAHLDATTVLSRKISELGIYPAVDPLDSTSRILSREIVGDEHYDTAQRVIEILQRYKELQDIIAILGMDELSDEDKLVVHRARRVQRFLSQPFHVAEQFTGLKGVLVDIKETIKGFNEIMDGKHDNLPEAAFNLVGGIEDAVVKGEKLLAEAKG, from the coding sequence AATCCTTGAGTGTCAACAGCATTTGGGCGAAGATAGAGTAAGAACTATCGCGATGGAAGGTACCGAAGGGATGACTAGAGGTATGGAAGTTATAGATACTGGTGCGCCTATCACTATGCCAATCGGTGAGGATATCAAAGGTCGTCTATTCAATGTAGTAGGCGAAGCGATCGACGGTATCGAACAACCAAAGGGTGAAAAATCTCTACCGATTCACAGACCTGCTCCTGCATTCGAGGATCTGTCTACTTCTACTGAAATCCTATTTACTGGTATCAAAGTGATCGACTTGATCGAGCCTTACGCCAAAGGGGGTAAGATTGGTTTGTTTGGAGGTGCTGGTGTTGGTAAAACGGTTTTGATTCAAGAGCTCATCAACAACATCGCCAAAGGTCACGGTGGTTTGTCAGTATTTGCTGGTGTGGGTGAAAGAACTCGTGAAGGTAATGACTTACTCAGAGAGATGATCGAATCTGGTATCGTGACTTATGGTGACGAATTTCTAGAATCTATGGAAAGCGGTGGATGGGACCTGTCCAAAGTTGATAAGAAAAAATTACAAGAGTCTAAGGCGACATTTGTGTTCGGTCAGATGAACGAGCCTCCAGGAGCAAGAGCAAGAGTAGCGCTTTCTGGATTGACAGTCGCAGAATATTTTAGAGATGGTGAGGGCGATGGTGAAGGAAAAGACATCCTTTTCTTCGTAGATAATATCTTTAGATTTACTCAAGCAGGATCAGAAGTGTCGGCACTTCTTGGACGTATGCCATCAGCAGTAGGGTACCAGCCTACACTTGCAACAGAGATGGGAGCAATGCAGGAGAGAATTACCTCTACTAAGAATGGTTCGATTACTTCGGTACAGGCGGTTTACGTACCTGCGGATGATTTGACTGACCCAGCTCCAGCGACGACATTTGCTCACTTGGATGCTACCACGGTACTTTCTAGAAAAATTTCAGAGCTAGGCATCTACCCAGCAGTAGATCCGCTTGATTCTACTTCTAGAATTCTTTCTAGAGAGATCGTAGGTGATGAGCACTATGATACAGCTCAGCGTGTGATCGAGATTTTGCAGCGATACAAAGAACTACAAGATATTATTGCTATTCTAGGTATGGATGAATTGTCTGATGAGGATAAGTTGGTCGTACATAGAGCTCGTAGAGTACAGCGTTTCTTGTCACAACCTTTCCACGTAGCTGAGCAGTTTACAGGGTTGAAAGGAGTGCTTGTAGACATCAAAGAAACTATCAAAGGTTTTAACGAAATCATGGACGGTAAGCACGATAATTTGCCAGAGGCTGCTTTCAACTTAGTTGGTGGTATCGAAGATGCTGTCGTCAAAGGCGAGAAATTGTTGGCTGAAGCTAAAGGATAA
- the atpC gene encoding ATP synthase F1 subunit epsilon: MFLEIITPDEKIYEGEVDHATFPGSKGSFQVLNDHAALVSSLGKGDLKIVSTHNKKREELHMAIDGGVVQVLNNKVLVLAEHVER, from the coding sequence ATGTTTTTAGAGATCATTACGCCAGACGAAAAGATATACGAAGGAGAAGTGGATCATGCGACTTTTCCTGGTAGCAAGGGGTCCTTTCAAGTTTTGAATGATCACGCTGCATTGGTCAGTTCGCTGGGCAAAGGTGACTTAAAGATCGTAAGTACGCACAATAAGAAAAGAGAAGAGCTACACATGGCCATTGACGGAGGTGTGGTGCAAGTGCTCAACAATAAGGTGTTGGTACTTGCAGAGCATGTAGAACGATAG
- a CDS encoding NAD-dependent epimerase/dehydratase family protein has translation MGSKTALIAGATGLVGRELLNTLLSKDYYTKILVIGRNPIDIKDNRIEEYILSFDELDTYADRLSANDYFCCLGTTMDQAKSKEAFYRVDFDYPVKLAKIAKADNQFETFNVVSSYGANSQSGLFYNSVKGQLEDTLKEMDLKALHIYQPSLLLGYRPHFRIWEEMAKLASTLLSFFIIGSRLRFWAIKGSQVADAMFYVASSHEEGVHVHKPLEMKRIARKKEYKFDNSNTEVA, from the coding sequence ATGGGAAGTAAAACAGCATTGATTGCAGGTGCCACAGGCCTAGTTGGCAGAGAGCTTCTGAATACTTTACTCAGTAAGGATTACTATACAAAAATACTCGTCATAGGCCGAAACCCGATAGATATTAAGGATAACCGCATAGAGGAGTACATTTTGAGTTTTGATGAATTGGACACGTATGCAGACCGCCTGTCTGCCAATGATTACTTTTGCTGCTTAGGTACAACCATGGATCAAGCCAAGAGCAAAGAGGCTTTTTATCGCGTGGATTTTGATTATCCAGTCAAGTTAGCCAAGATTGCCAAGGCGGATAATCAATTTGAGACGTTCAATGTGGTATCTTCCTATGGAGCCAACAGTCAGTCAGGTTTGTTTTACAATTCCGTCAAGGGCCAGTTAGAGGATACACTCAAAGAAATGGATTTGAAAGCACTTCATATCTATCAACCTTCTTTGTTGTTGGGTTATCGTCCACACTTCAGAATTTGGGAAGAAATGGCCAAACTGGCTTCTACCTTATTGTCTTTTTTCATTATTGGTTCTCGTCTTCGTTTTTGGGCCATCAAGGGTAGTCAAGTGGCTGATGCGATGTTTTATGTGGCGAGTAGTCATGAAGAAGGGGTACATGTGCACAAGCCTCTGGAGATGAAAAGAATCGCACGAAAAAAAGAATACAAATTTGATAACAGTAATACAGAAGTCGCTTGA
- the dtd gene encoding D-aminoacyl-tRNA deacylase: protein MITVIQKSLEASVRIDGVTKASIGRGLMILVGIEDQDGQEDIEWLSRKIVNMRIFEDETGVMNKSILDIAGEILLISQFTLLASTKKGNRPSYIKAAKPEVAIPLYERMVAQLQNDLGQMIQTGEFGADMKISLINDGPVTILMDSKNKQ from the coding sequence TTGATAACAGTAATACAGAAGTCGCTTGAGGCGTCTGTGCGCATAGATGGCGTGACCAAGGCGAGTATTGGACGGGGCTTGATGATATTGGTCGGGATCGAAGATCAGGATGGGCAGGAAGACATAGAGTGGTTGAGTCGCAAAATTGTGAATATGCGTATATTTGAGGACGAGACAGGCGTCATGAACAAAAGCATATTGGATATAGCTGGAGAGATACTGTTGATCAGTCAGTTTACTTTACTTGCCAGTACTAAAAAAGGCAATCGCCCTTCGTATATCAAAGCAGCCAAACCAGAAGTGGCTATCCCACTGTATGAGCGTATGGTTGCTCAGTTGCAAAATGATCTTGGGCAAATGATACAAACGGGAGAGTTTGGCGCAGACATGAAAATCTCGCTGATTAATGATGGCCCAGTGACAATTCTAATGGATTCTAAAAACAAACAATAA
- a CDS encoding nucleotide pyrophosphohydrolase, which yields MTIEEAQSQVDLWIKEYGVRYFSELTNMTILTEEVGELARIMARTYGDQSFKQSDLDKDLGDEMADVLWVLICLANQTGIDLTEAFQKNLRKKTQRDSTRHKDNEKLK from the coding sequence ATGACGATTGAAGAGGCTCAATCTCAGGTAGATTTATGGATCAAAGAGTATGGTGTGCGCTACTTTAGTGAATTGACCAATATGACGATATTGACTGAAGAGGTTGGTGAATTGGCTCGTATCATGGCGAGAACATATGGTGATCAATCCTTCAAACAATCCGATTTGGACAAAGATTTGGGAGATGAAATGGCAGACGTGCTCTGGGTGCTGATATGTCTAGCCAATCAAACGGGTATAGATCTCACGGAGGCCTTTCAGAAGAATCTGAGAAAGAAAACACAACGAGACTCGACGCGTCATAAGGACAATGAGAAGTTGAAGTGA
- a CDS encoding alpha/beta hydrolase, with product MVEKEEFSIISKDGTQLAGYEYIVDEPQALVCMIHGLGEHSGRYEHVAQFFGQHQIAFYVIDLRGHGASEGKRGHASSYDVLLDDVEELMMYARSEFNETPMFLYGHSMGGGLVANYCMLRNTNELSGAILSSPWLSLVDTPPSWKINLAKRIAKFWPSFTQSNGLDQHMLTNDPVVNGAYNQDPKVFGKISVKLFSEAYTQGIWALTNTARLKLPLLVYHGEDDPITSPIGSKSLAEQRPDLIVYTTHSETKHEPHNDLKKEEVLNTVWDWMENRLN from the coding sequence ATGGTAGAAAAAGAAGAGTTTTCCATAATAAGCAAAGACGGCACACAACTAGCCGGATATGAATACATAGTAGATGAACCACAAGCGCTAGTCTGCATGATCCACGGTCTAGGAGAACACTCCGGCAGGTACGAACACGTCGCACAATTCTTTGGTCAGCACCAAATTGCCTTTTATGTAATTGACCTAAGGGGACACGGGGCTTCTGAAGGCAAAAGAGGACATGCGTCTAGTTATGACGTACTACTCGATGATGTAGAAGAACTCATGATGTATGCTCGATCAGAATTCAACGAAACACCGATGTTTCTCTACGGACATAGTATGGGAGGAGGCCTAGTCGCCAATTATTGTATGCTCCGCAATACCAACGAACTCAGCGGCGCAATTTTATCCTCTCCATGGTTGAGCCTGGTAGACACCCCTCCCTCATGGAAAATAAATCTGGCCAAAAGAATAGCTAAATTTTGGCCTTCTTTCACTCAGTCCAATGGATTGGATCAGCACATGCTCACCAATGACCCTGTGGTCAATGGCGCATACAACCAAGACCCAAAAGTATTTGGAAAAATCTCAGTAAAGTTATTTAGTGAGGCATATACCCAAGGTATATGGGCTCTAACCAACACAGCGCGTCTCAAATTACCCCTTTTGGTTTATCACGGAGAAGACGACCCCATCACTTCTCCCATTGGTTCCAAATCACTAGCAGAACAGCGCCCTGACCTCATCGTCTATACTACACATAGCGAGACCAAGCATGAGCCTCACAATGACCTCAAGAAAGAGGAAGTATTAAACACTGTATGGGACTGGATGGAAAACAGACTAAACTAA
- a CDS encoding DMT family transporter, whose amino-acid sequence MPNNKTLSWILLGLISLIWGSSFILIKKGLLFFTPSEVGTLRIFMASLALLPFGIQAIRRVPRRKRTYIFIVGLVGSYIPAMLFALAQTRVDSAITGVINSFTPIFVTLFGILFFQLKMTRTASFGIVIGLIGCLFILLGGAHFDMRGINYYGFLILAATVMYGINANIIKSFLPEIKALDITALSFFLIFPICASVLFFGTGFTAKISTNPNFLWAFGYIAVLGVIGTALAMFIFNKLVKIASPVFATSCTYIIPLVAIGWGLLDGETLNIYQYLGIVIVLMGVYLANRK is encoded by the coding sequence ATGCCAAACAATAAGACCCTCTCTTGGATATTGCTGGGATTGATTTCATTGATTTGGGGCAGCTCGTTCATCCTCATCAAAAAAGGATTGCTGTTCTTCACCCCCTCTGAAGTCGGCACGCTGCGCATCTTCATGGCTTCCCTTGCCTTACTTCCTTTTGGAATACAAGCCATTCGACGTGTTCCACGACGAAAACGCACGTATATTTTCATTGTTGGTTTGGTCGGTAGTTATATCCCCGCCATGTTATTTGCCTTGGCGCAAACCAGAGTCGATAGTGCCATCACAGGAGTCATCAATTCATTTACTCCCATTTTTGTCACTCTCTTTGGAATACTCTTCTTCCAGTTGAAAATGACACGAACAGCCAGCTTCGGGATAGTTATCGGACTGATCGGTTGCTTATTCATCTTGCTAGGTGGTGCCCATTTCGACATGAGAGGAATCAATTATTATGGATTTCTAATACTCGCTGCGACTGTTATGTATGGCATCAATGCCAACATCATCAAAAGCTTTTTGCCAGAGATCAAGGCCCTCGATATCACAGCTCTATCGTTTTTCCTCATTTTTCCGATCTGTGCTAGTGTTTTATTTTTTGGTACGGGTTTTACAGCCAAAATCAGTACTAACCCAAACTTTCTTTGGGCTTTTGGGTACATCGCTGTGCTGGGAGTAATCGGTACAGCACTCGCCATGTTCATTTTCAACAAACTCGTCAAAATCGCTTCCCCGGTATTTGCTACATCGTGTACCTACATCATCCCTCTCGTAGCAATAGGCTGGGGCTTACTTGATGGTGAAACATTGAACATTTACCAGTACCTCGGCATTGTGATTGTTTTGATGGGTGTCTATCTTGCCAATCGTAAGTAA
- the dusB gene encoding tRNA dihydrouridine synthase DusB, with protein sequence MVKIGDIELGDFPLLLAPMEDVSDPPFRAVCKENGADLMYTEFISSEGLIRDAAKSLQKLDIYDYERPIGIQIFGDKIESMREAAAIAEEANPELIDINYGCPVKKVACKGAGAGILLDIPKMEEMTAEIVKRVDKPVTVKTRLGWDHDTIKILEVAKRLQGVGIQALTIHGRTRAQMYKGEADWSFIEEVKNHPDIHIPIFGNGDIDSPQKAQLYKNTYGVDGIMIGRAAIGYPWIFNEIKHYFTTGEILPPPTLEQRIETVKSHLKFSVEWKGDKKGIFEMRRHYTNYFRGIPGVKPYRARLVETPTFEETLSVLDEIGEVFGEVDVVNS encoded by the coding sequence ATGGTCAAAATAGGTGATATAGAATTAGGTGATTTTCCTTTGCTATTGGCTCCCATGGAAGATGTAAGTGACCCGCCATTTCGAGCGGTATGCAAGGAAAACGGTGCAGACTTGATGTATACGGAGTTTATCTCCTCAGAGGGCCTCATTCGAGATGCCGCCAAAAGCCTACAAAAACTAGACATTTACGACTATGAGCGCCCGATTGGAATTCAGATCTTTGGTGACAAAATCGAATCCATGCGCGAAGCTGCAGCGATCGCCGAAGAGGCCAACCCGGAGCTCATCGACATCAATTACGGTTGTCCAGTCAAAAAGGTAGCCTGTAAAGGCGCTGGCGCAGGAATCCTCCTGGACATCCCCAAGATGGAAGAAATGACAGCAGAGATCGTCAAGCGTGTCGACAAACCTGTCACAGTCAAAACCCGTCTCGGGTGGGATCATGATACCATCAAAATCCTCGAAGTAGCCAAACGACTCCAAGGTGTAGGCATTCAGGCGCTCACCATTCATGGACGTACTCGGGCCCAGATGTACAAGGGAGAAGCAGATTGGTCGTTTATCGAAGAAGTCAAAAACCATCCGGACATCCATATACCGATTTTCGGCAATGGAGACATTGATTCACCTCAAAAAGCCCAGCTCTACAAAAATACTTATGGCGTAGATGGCATCATGATCGGAAGAGCTGCCATCGGTTACCCTTGGATATTCAACGAAATCAAGCACTACTTCACAACTGGCGAAATTCTCCCACCACCTACACTCGAACAACGCATCGAGACAGTCAAATCTCACTTGAAGTTTTCCGTAGAGTGGAAAGGAGACAAGAAAGGGATCTTCGAGATGCGTAGACACTACACCAATTATTTTCGTGGGATACCAGGGGTCAAACCCTACCGTGCCCGCCTTGTCGAAACACCCACTTTTGAAGAGACGTTGTCCGTACTGGACGAAATAGGAGAGGTGTTTGGGGAAGTGGATGTTGTGAATTCATAA
- a CDS encoding CPBP family intramembrane glutamic endopeptidase — MTDSSFVKKMPLLQIPILIGYAVGGLFIGQFLSLVLLVPLSGMGVKELLMAMQELPNHPELKGGMLMMQFVSAFMGFVVGPFLYIHQFEKQKLFAIFRMSSFSGVHGLLVVGTVLSFIVVDSVVIEWNADFVFPEPFQSWAKGKEEVAAALTKYLTTMDSVPYFVAVFVIVAILPAIGEELLFRGLIQKYFVKAIKNPHLAIWLTAVMFSAFHMQFFGFFPRMLLGALFGYFYYYSGNLLYAILAHFVNNGLTIVMLYLYQQQIVDYDIENTESIPLESVGIFAIIGIVLFVLFTKQFKESATR, encoded by the coding sequence ATGACCGATTCGTCTTTCGTCAAAAAAATGCCTTTGCTACAGATACCAATTCTGATTGGTTACGCTGTGGGAGGATTATTTATTGGTCAGTTTCTTAGTTTGGTTTTGTTGGTTCCTTTGTCAGGAATGGGTGTGAAGGAGTTGTTGATGGCCATGCAGGAGTTGCCCAATCACCCAGAGTTAAAGGGGGGCATGTTGATGATGCAATTTGTGAGCGCTTTTATGGGCTTTGTTGTCGGGCCATTTTTGTATATCCATCAATTTGAGAAGCAGAAGTTGTTTGCGATCTTTCGAATGAGCAGTTTTAGTGGAGTACATGGGCTTTTGGTTGTGGGGACCGTATTGTCCTTTATTGTGGTGGATAGTGTGGTGATTGAGTGGAATGCCGATTTTGTTTTTCCAGAGCCATTTCAGTCTTGGGCCAAAGGAAAAGAAGAAGTCGCGGCAGCTCTGACCAAGTATTTGACGACCATGGATAGTGTACCTTATTTTGTAGCGGTATTTGTGATCGTGGCGATATTACCGGCCATTGGCGAAGAGCTCCTCTTTAGAGGCTTGATTCAAAAATATTTTGTCAAAGCGATCAAAAATCCCCATTTGGCCATTTGGCTCACTGCAGTGATGTTTAGTGCTTTTCATATGCAGTTTTTCGGGTTTTTCCCAAGGATGCTTTTGGGAGCCTTATTTGGTTATTTTTATTACTATTCAGGCAACTTACTTTATGCGATTTTGGCGCACTTTGTCAACAATGGCTTGACCATTGTGATGCTGTATCTGTACCAACAGCAAATTGTAGATTATGATATTGAAAATACCGAATCCATTCCTTTGGAAAGCGTGGGCATATTCGCTATTATAGGGATTGTACTTTTTGTACTATTTACAAAACA